In a genomic window of Helianthus annuus cultivar XRQ/B chromosome 10, HanXRQr2.0-SUNRISE, whole genome shotgun sequence:
- the LOC110882359 gene encoding uncharacterized protein LOC110882359 yields MTDRDNDDAVPRVTEQMREVIAEEVGKAIENSFSSFIDKIQNTVLSMVDERIKKLKDNTNLAKEKSGGQKPCSYKEFMACKPPIYNGEVDPTVCQRWLSDIEGVFERTHCDTDDYVAYGTCQLRGQMKDWWDNKKKEIGSEAAKAMTWDEFKTLFLKHHSPKAVINKIKEEFMHLRHIGESIDKITGTEFMTPSKYETLTEIINVAREREIELKKQIEKGERRAQVVNPSPTKKARTTESSKKQEGKSGSPSCRVCGKGHKGECRFKDKPYPICGKTGHTAALL; encoded by the exons ATGACGGATAGAGATAACGATGATGCGGTGCCGAGAGTCACCGAgcaaatgagagaagtgattgctgAGGAGGTCGGAAAGGCAATCGAAAATAGTTTTTCGAGTTTCATCGATAAAATCCAAAACACGGTATTATCAATGGTGGATGAGAGAATCAAGAAATTGAAGGATAATACCAATTTAGCAAAGGAAAAGTCGGGAGGACaaaagccttgttcatacaaggagtTCATGGCGTGCAAACCGCCAATTtacaatggggaggttgacccgaCAGTATGCCAACGATGGCTAAGCGATATCGAGGGAGTGTTCGAAAGGACCCATTGTGATACAGATGACTATGTAGCCTATGGCACATGTCAGTTAAGGGGTCAAatgaaagactggtgggataacaagaagaaAGAAATTGGAAGTGAAGCGGCTAAGGCTATGACATGGGATGAGTTTAAGACGCTGTTTCTTAAACATCATAGCCCCAAGGCAGTCATTAACAAGATCAAGGAAGAATTTATGCACCTTAGACACATAGGTGAGTCCATCGACAAAATCACGGGAAC ggagtttatgactccttcaaaGTATGAGACCCTCACCGAGATCATAAATGTTGCTCGGGAACGGGAGATAGAATTGAAGAAGCAGATTGAAAAAGGTGAAAGAAGGGCGCAGGTGGTTAATCCAAGCCCTACGAAAAAGGCACGCACGACTGAGTCCTCGAAGAAACAAGAGGGAAAAAGCGGGTCGCCAAGCTGCAGGGTATGCGGGAAAGGGCACAAGGGCGAGTGCCGGTTTAAAGATAAACCATATCCAATATGTGGGAAAACAGGGCACACGGCTGCattattgtaa